In the Flavisolibacter tropicus genome, one interval contains:
- a CDS encoding SDR family oxidoreductase: MMQKVLITGANGFLGHYLTALLVHNYKVIATGKGACRINLLHENFCYESLDFTQRDAVEYLFQKVKPDIVVHAGAISQPDTCELNKEFAYQSNVESTKHLLAQSNFLKSFFVYVSTDFVFDGQTGMYIEEDVPNPVNYYGMTKLLSENAVQAYEYDWSIVRTVLVYGAPKSGRDNILTIVAKSLKEGKMSRIVNDQVRTPTYVEDLAGAINTIIAKKATGIYHISGNDILTPYQMTIAVAKYLGLKESLIEPVTANTFQQPALRPPKTGFRLAKAERELGYKPISFEEGLQKTFREIKPMMERI; this comes from the coding sequence ATGATGCAAAAGGTATTAATAACAGGTGCCAACGGCTTTCTTGGTCATTACTTAACGGCTTTGCTGGTTCATAATTATAAAGTAATTGCTACGGGGAAAGGGGCTTGTCGCATTAACTTGCTACACGAGAACTTTTGCTACGAATCCTTGGATTTTACTCAAAGGGATGCGGTTGAGTACTTGTTTCAAAAAGTAAAGCCAGATATTGTTGTCCATGCTGGTGCTATTTCTCAACCCGATACATGTGAATTAAATAAAGAGTTCGCCTATCAATCAAATGTCGAGTCTACTAAACATTTGCTGGCGCAATCAAACTTTTTGAAAAGCTTTTTTGTGTATGTATCTACTGATTTTGTATTTGATGGCCAAACAGGTATGTACATTGAAGAAGATGTTCCTAATCCTGTTAATTACTATGGAATGACCAAATTACTTTCAGAAAATGCAGTACAGGCTTATGAATATGATTGGTCAATTGTTCGCACGGTATTAGTTTATGGAGCACCAAAGTCAGGCAGAGATAATATTTTAACAATAGTAGCTAAATCGCTAAAGGAAGGGAAAATGTCTCGTATTGTAAATGACCAGGTGCGTACGCCCACATATGTGGAAGATTTGGCAGGGGCTATAAATACCATTATTGCTAAAAAGGCTACCGGTATTTATCACATTTCAGGCAATGACATACTTACTCCTTATCAAATGACAATAGCTGTTGCAAAGTATTTAGGACTGAAAGAGTCCTTGATTGAACCTGTAACAGCAAATACCTTTCAACAACCAGCCTTACGCCCACCCAAAACGGGCTTTCGACTGGCAAAAGCAGAACGGGAGTTAGGTTATAAACCTATTTCTTTCGAGGAAGGGTTACAAAAAACGTTTAGGGAAATAAAGCCGATGATGGAAAGGATTTAG
- the pfkA gene encoding 6-phosphofructokinase, with product MQKKISRIGVLTSGGDAPGMNAAVRAVVRTGIYHGLDVFGIMRGYQGLMEDDIYQMEGRSVANIIQRGGTILKTARCKEFYTPEGRKKAYEILKQRGIEGLVVIGGDGSFRGAVAFSQEYDIPVIGIAGTIDKDIYGTDFTIGFDTAVNTAVEAIDKIRDTADAHDRLFIVEVMGRDAGYIALHSGIATGAENILVPERKTDLKDIINSLQEKERRKKLVNIIVVAEGDEYGGAQNVANLLKEHLPKAEARVCILGHIQRGGAPSCLDRLIASRMGYHAVECLIEGKFNVFVGILNNKMNYVPLENVGKKKGTISEEWMKIVKILAS from the coding sequence ATGCAAAAGAAAATAAGTCGCATTGGTGTATTAACCTCCGGAGGCGATGCCCCTGGAATGAATGCTGCCGTGCGCGCTGTAGTACGTACCGGAATTTACCATGGATTGGATGTATTTGGTATCATGAGAGGATACCAAGGCTTGATGGAAGATGATATCTATCAAATGGAAGGTCGCTCTGTTGCCAATATCATTCAGCGAGGCGGCACAATCCTAAAAACAGCTCGCTGCAAAGAATTTTACACGCCTGAAGGCCGCAAAAAGGCTTATGAAATCCTAAAACAAAGAGGAATTGAAGGCCTTGTTGTTATAGGCGGCGACGGCTCATTCAGAGGAGCTGTGGCTTTTAGCCAGGAATATGACATACCTGTTATAGGTATTGCCGGCACCATCGATAAAGATATCTATGGTACCGATTTTACAATAGGTTTTGATACTGCAGTGAATACTGCTGTAGAAGCTATTGACAAAATTCGTGATACTGCTGATGCTCATGACCGCTTATTTATAGTAGAAGTAATGGGCAGAGATGCCGGCTATATAGCACTACACAGTGGAATAGCTACCGGTGCGGAAAATATTTTGGTTCCCGAACGGAAGACCGATCTTAAAGACATCATTAACTCCTTACAGGAAAAAGAACGCCGTAAAAAGCTGGTAAATATTATAGTGGTAGCTGAGGGTGATGAATATGGCGGTGCTCAAAATGTAGCCAACCTTTTAAAGGAGCATTTACCTAAGGCTGAAGCCAGGGTATGTATCTTAGGACATATTCAACGTGGAGGTGCCCCCTCCTGTTTGGACCGCTTAATTGCCAGCCGTATGGGCTATCATGCTGTTGAGTGTTTAATTGAAGGTAAATTCAATGTGTTTGTTGGTATCCTGAACAATAAAATGAACTATGTGCCACTGGAAAACGTGGGAAAAAAGAAAGGCACTATTTCTGAAGAATGGATGAAGATTGTAAAGATATTGGCTAGTTAA
- the pyk gene encoding pyruvate kinase: MSKNIDKYLHRQMDKTAGIEHAYHRTKIVATVGPACDTPEKLLQLVKCGVNVFRLNFSHGAHDDKARIIEIIRNINKNEPYNIAILGDLQGPKLRVGEMEGGGIDVEPGDILTFTNEKVVGNKEKIYVSYPNLHADVKVGNKIMIDDGKLEVQVKNISAKTGEVKVQVTMGGRLSSKKGINLPDTKISLPALTEKDLVDLEFIIDQQLDWVALSFVRSVKDIIILRNKLQERKSKTKIIAKIEKPEALHNIRDIIVESDGIMVARGDLGVELPVEQVPLIQKQIIRKCLHRAKPVIVATQMMESMIDRIKPNRSEITDVANAVLEGADAVMLSGETATGQHPHLVVETMRKIIMEVERTDYRYNLEEALQPQPHSPSFLSDATCYNACSLAKDVHADALIGMTQSGYTGFMLSSYRPKAPLYVFSKERSLINQLSLSWGVRAFFYNEEESLDDIVQDQINILKERGFLKSGDVVVNTGSTPVHLHLPTNVVKITKVD, from the coding sequence ATGAGTAAGAATATAGATAAATATTTACACCGTCAGATGGATAAGACGGCAGGGATTGAACACGCGTACCATCGTACTAAAATTGTAGCTACTGTAGGTCCAGCCTGCGATACACCAGAAAAGCTCTTGCAGTTGGTTAAATGTGGCGTGAACGTTTTCCGCCTGAACTTTTCTCATGGTGCACACGATGACAAAGCCCGTATCATTGAAATTATCCGCAACATCAACAAGAATGAACCTTATAACATTGCTATTTTGGGCGATCTACAAGGTCCTAAATTGCGTGTAGGTGAAATGGAAGGAGGCGGTATTGATGTTGAGCCAGGCGACATCTTAACCTTTACCAATGAGAAAGTAGTTGGTAATAAAGAAAAAATCTATGTTTCTTACCCTAACCTGCATGCTGATGTGAAGGTGGGCAATAAGATCATGATCGACGATGGAAAGCTGGAAGTACAGGTAAAAAATATTAGTGCCAAAACCGGTGAAGTAAAGGTGCAAGTAACTATGGGGGGGCGTCTTTCTTCTAAAAAAGGAATTAACCTCCCAGATACAAAAATCTCTTTGCCAGCATTAACGGAAAAAGACCTTGTAGACCTGGAATTCATTATAGACCAGCAGTTAGACTGGGTGGCATTATCATTTGTTCGTAGTGTAAAGGATATCATTATACTGCGAAATAAACTGCAAGAACGCAAAAGCAAGACGAAGATCATAGCTAAAATTGAGAAGCCAGAAGCACTTCATAACATCCGTGATATTATTGTCGAAAGTGATGGTATCATGGTTGCGCGTGGCGACCTTGGTGTTGAGCTGCCAGTAGAACAAGTTCCATTAATTCAAAAGCAAATTATTCGTAAATGCTTACACCGTGCTAAGCCTGTGATTGTGGCTACACAGATGATGGAAAGCATGATCGACCGCATTAAACCTAACCGTAGCGAAATCACTGATGTTGCAAACGCTGTATTGGAAGGTGCAGATGCCGTGATGCTAAGTGGTGAAACAGCTACAGGTCAACATCCACACCTGGTAGTTGAAACCATGCGCAAGATCATTATGGAAGTAGAGCGTACAGATTACCGTTATAACCTTGAGGAAGCGCTACAGCCTCAGCCCCACTCTCCTTCTTTCTTATCTGATGCCACCTGCTATAATGCCTGTAGCTTAGCTAAAGATGTACATGCTGATGCCTTAATTGGTATGACACAAAGTGGATATACAGGTTTCATGTTAAGCTCTTACAGACCTAAGGCTCCTTTGTATGTATTTAGTAAAGAGCGCTCACTTATCAACCAGTTAAGTTTAAGCTGGGGTGTACGTGCCTTTTTCTATAATGAAGAGGAAAGCTTAGATGATATTGTACAAGACCAGATCAATATCCTGAAAGAGCGTGGATTCTTGAAATCCGGCGATGTGGTAGTGAATACAGGTAGTACACCTGTGCATCTTCACTTACCCACCAACGTGGTGAAGATCACTAAAGTGGATTAA
- a CDS encoding n-acetylglutamate synthase — translation MINYNNKTFRSVNNSSNGDVGSETFFYYQQQDYIVTAHYSGGNIIKGHLIAIVDETGHLNMRYQHINTDGKLMTGICHSKPEILPNGKLRLHEAWQWTSGDQSSGNSVIEEI, via the coding sequence TTGATCAATTATAACAACAAGACGTTTCGTTCCGTAAACAACTCCAGCAATGGGGATGTAGGGAGCGAAACGTTTTTTTATTATCAACAGCAAGACTACATTGTTACAGCCCACTATAGCGGTGGTAATATCATTAAGGGACATCTGATTGCAATTGTTGATGAAACAGGGCACTTGAATATGCGTTACCAGCATATCAACACTGATGGAAAATTGATGACAGGCATCTGTCATTCCAAACCTGAAATCTTACCCAACGGAAAGCTTCGCCTGCATGAGGCCTGGCAGTGGACTTCTGGCGACCAATCTTCTGGAAATTCAGTTATAGAAGAAATATGA
- a CDS encoding GH92 family glycosyl hydrolase, whose amino-acid sequence MNKLSLSLLFSLSVLTSQAQTDYTNLVNPFIGTGGHGHTYPGASMPFGMMQLSPDTRMADWDGSSGYHYSDSVIYGFSHTHLSGVGIPDYCDVLMMPFSGEVKWNNKEYRSSFSHKNEKASPGYYEVLLDKDNIKAKLTTSYRSGMHEYQFAPNTNDGAVLIDLKHRDQVLESYIEKVSPYELRGLRRSKSWASNQILYFYIRFEQPIQEFAVMGDDGKVVNTAIAQGNNVKAFVRFNTTSNKVVKAKVGISGVSTDGAKLNLDTEITDWNFDKIRQTAKDAWNKELNKIEVKGGTKDQQTIFYSALYHTFLAPNIYQDVDGQYRGTDLKVHKANGFTNYSVFSLWDTYRGYNPLMTIINQKRVTDWINTFLAQYQNGGMLPVWELSGNETFCMIGYHSVPVIVDAYQKGIRGFNTQLALQAMRSYAESDRFGLANYRENGFLSNEKDHESVSKTLEYAYDDWCIAQFAKMLGNDSVYQTYSQRAQYYKNVFDPQTRHMRGKVAGLWYSPFDAREVNNFYTEGNSWQYSFAAPQDIQTLIQLYGGKQAFGKKLNELFTTASKLTGREQADVTGLIGQYAHGNEPSHHMAYLFNYAGMPWRTQELIHQINTEFYKNSPDGLIGNEDCGQMSAWFVLSSMGFYPVCPGSGNYDLGSPLFDEVKINLEDGKSFIINAKNNSSKAKYIVATSLNGKPFTANYISHTDVMKGGQLDFTMSSQPQKSRGISDKDVPVSKITTEPIVAVPYFDMITNKFTKNLQVKLKTYEPNTDIYYMWIQPNIRSRFVKYTKPFPISQSGELHIYAERNGVKSREVVQPFYHVPGDKSITVLSKVHPMYTGGGPEALIDGIEGTTNWKTGAWQSYFNTDFEAIVDQKKVKPVSYVGVHVLQDISPWIMYPKEVIFYGSDDGKTYKEIARATNKVDQQLETIQVQELGAEVNTKARYIKVKAISGGKLPSWHESASEPSHLFIDEVIVR is encoded by the coding sequence ATGAACAAACTCTCGCTTTCCTTGCTGTTTTCTTTATCAGTATTGACATCACAAGCACAAACCGATTACACCAACTTAGTCAATCCGTTTATTGGTACGGGTGGACATGGACATACTTACCCAGGCGCCAGCATGCCGTTTGGTATGATGCAATTGAGCCCGGATACACGCATGGCCGACTGGGATGGTAGTTCTGGTTATCATTACAGCGACTCTGTGATTTATGGTTTCTCACATACACACTTAAGTGGCGTGGGCATTCCTGATTATTGCGATGTTCTAATGATGCCATTCAGTGGCGAGGTTAAATGGAATAATAAAGAGTATCGTTCCTCTTTCTCTCATAAAAATGAAAAAGCATCTCCGGGTTACTATGAAGTATTGCTGGATAAAGATAACATCAAAGCAAAGCTGACAACCTCATACAGAAGTGGTATGCATGAATATCAATTCGCGCCCAATACCAACGACGGAGCTGTATTGATCGATTTAAAACACCGCGACCAGGTGCTGGAATCCTATATAGAGAAAGTAAGTCCTTATGAACTGCGCGGATTGCGTCGCAGTAAATCCTGGGCATCCAATCAAATCTTATATTTCTACATCCGCTTTGAACAACCCATCCAGGAATTTGCTGTAATGGGCGATGATGGCAAAGTTGTAAATACCGCCATAGCACAAGGTAACAATGTCAAAGCCTTCGTGCGCTTTAATACCACTTCCAATAAAGTGGTGAAGGCAAAAGTGGGCATATCTGGCGTTAGTACAGATGGTGCCAAGCTCAATCTGGATACTGAGATTACAGATTGGAACTTTGACAAGATTCGTCAAACAGCCAAAGATGCCTGGAATAAAGAATTGAATAAGATTGAGGTGAAAGGTGGCACTAAAGACCAGCAAACGATCTTCTATTCAGCACTGTATCACACTTTCTTAGCTCCTAATATCTACCAGGATGTTGATGGTCAGTATCGTGGAACAGATCTGAAAGTTCATAAAGCAAATGGGTTTACCAATTACTCTGTGTTCTCTCTTTGGGATACTTACAGAGGCTACAATCCTTTAATGACCATTATTAATCAAAAACGTGTTACCGATTGGATCAACACCTTTTTGGCACAATATCAAAACGGTGGCATGCTACCGGTATGGGAATTAAGTGGCAATGAAACCTTCTGTATGATCGGCTACCACTCTGTTCCTGTAATTGTAGATGCATATCAAAAAGGAATTCGTGGCTTTAATACCCAGTTGGCCTTACAAGCTATGCGTTCTTATGCTGAAAGCGACCGCTTTGGACTAGCAAATTATCGTGAAAATGGTTTTTTAAGTAATGAAAAAGACCATGAGTCTGTTTCTAAAACATTAGAATATGCGTATGATGATTGGTGTATTGCCCAGTTTGCTAAAATGTTAGGCAACGATTCTGTTTATCAAACGTACAGCCAGCGTGCTCAATACTACAAAAACGTATTTGACCCACAGACCAGGCATATGCGCGGGAAAGTAGCTGGACTATGGTATTCTCCATTTGATGCACGCGAGGTGAATAATTTTTACACAGAAGGAAACTCTTGGCAATATTCTTTTGCAGCACCGCAAGACATTCAAACCCTGATTCAACTATATGGTGGTAAACAAGCATTTGGTAAAAAACTGAATGAATTATTTACGACCGCTTCTAAATTAACGGGTAGAGAACAAGCCGACGTAACAGGATTAATTGGCCAATATGCACATGGTAATGAACCTAGTCACCACATGGCTTACTTATTCAATTATGCAGGAATGCCTTGGCGCACACAAGAATTGATTCATCAGATCAATACGGAGTTTTATAAAAATAGTCCGGATGGTTTGATTGGTAATGAAGACTGTGGACAGATGAGCGCCTGGTTTGTTTTAAGCTCTATGGGCTTTTATCCAGTGTGTCCAGGCTCAGGAAATTACGATCTGGGATCACCGTTATTTGATGAAGTAAAGATAAATCTGGAAGACGGTAAGAGTTTCATTATCAATGCAAAGAATAACTCATCTAAAGCAAAATATATAGTAGCTACCAGTCTCAATGGTAAGCCATTTACGGCTAATTATATCTCGCATACTGATGTAATGAAGGGAGGGCAATTAGATTTTACAATGAGCAGCCAACCTCAAAAATCCAGAGGTATTAGTGATAAAGATGTTCCGGTATCAAAGATCACAACAGAACCCATTGTGGCTGTTCCTTACTTTGACATGATTACCAACAAGTTTACGAAAAACTTGCAGGTGAAGTTAAAAACCTATGAGCCGAATACGGATATCTACTATATGTGGATCCAGCCCAACATCCGCTCACGTTTTGTTAAGTACACCAAACCGTTTCCCATTTCACAGTCTGGCGAATTACATATTTATGCAGAACGAAATGGTGTAAAGAGCAGGGAAGTGGTGCAGCCCTTTTACCATGTACCGGGCGATAAATCAATTACGGTTTTAAGCAAAGTACACCCTATGTATACTGGCGGTGGACCTGAAGCTTTAATTGATGGTATAGAAGGTACAACAAATTGGAAAACAGGAGCCTGGCAAAGCTATTTTAATACTGACTTTGAAGCTATTGTAGATCAGAAGAAGGTTAAGCCTGTTTCTTATGTAGGTGTACATGTGTTACAGGATATAAGTCCATGGATCATGTATCCCAAAGAAGTGATCTTTTATGGTAGCGATGATGGTAAGACGTATAAGGAAATAGCTCGGGCTACCAACAAAGTAGATCAACAACTAGAAACCATACAAGTTCAAGAATTAGGCGCTGAAGTCAATACAAAAGCGCGCTATATTAAAGTAAAAGCTATTTCCGGCGGTAAATTGCCTTCTTGGCATGAAAGCGCCAGCGAACCCTCACACTTGTTTATCGATGAAGTTATTGTTAGATAA
- a CDS encoding copper homeostasis protein CutC: MTNYIIEIATTDFTTSKAAVEGGADRIELCAALVEGGTTPSYGTIRQCREAFNTTLFPIIRPRGGDFLYTEEEFQIMLKEVKLCKELGCDGVVIGMLLSNGAIDVKHTEALVNAAYPLEVTFHRAFDRCADPFEALEQLIDIGCQRILTSGQKPTVTEGLDTLVELVKAADDRIIILPGSGVRKENIKLLAEKSGATEFHSSLRSSTKTKMTFIHPAFATSEESYINPCIHPEEVKALRNALYQ, encoded by the coding sequence ATGACTAATTACATTATAGAAATTGCCACAACCGATTTCACTACTTCCAAGGCTGCTGTAGAGGGCGGTGCCGATCGTATTGAACTGTGTGCAGCCTTAGTAGAGGGGGGAACAACTCCTTCTTATGGCACTATCAGGCAATGTAGGGAAGCATTCAATACCACCTTATTTCCCATCATCCGCCCCCGCGGAGGCGATTTCCTTTACACAGAGGAAGAATTCCAGATCATGCTCAAAGAAGTCAAGCTTTGTAAAGAATTGGGCTGCGATGGTGTTGTCATAGGCATGCTCCTGTCTAATGGTGCCATTGACGTAAAACATACCGAGGCTTTAGTAAATGCAGCCTATCCATTAGAGGTAACATTTCACCGTGCCTTTGATCGTTGTGCAGACCCATTTGAAGCCTTGGAACAATTAATAGATATCGGTTGCCAGCGTATACTTACATCTGGCCAGAAACCTACTGTTACAGAAGGATTGGATACCTTGGTAGAACTGGTGAAGGCCGCAGATGATCGCATTATTATTTTGCCAGGCAGCGGCGTCCGTAAAGAGAATATTAAGCTGCTGGCAGAAAAATCTGGCGCTACAGAATTCCATTCTTCTTTGAGAAGTAGTACCAAAACAAAAATGACATTTATTCATCCTGCCTTTGCTACATCAGAAGAGTCTTATATCAACCCATGTATTCACCCAGAAGAAGTAAAAGCCTTACGAAACGCATTATATCAATAG
- a CDS encoding N(4)-(beta-N-acetylglucosaminyl)-L-asparaginase, whose translation MLNRRKFLNSSVLSSLGLLISSNGFAETRYKTTKNNPIVISTWEPNVKANAEAWKILVKGGRALDAVEAGVQIPEADPADQSVGYGGLPDRDGKVTLDACIMDENSNCGAVMFLEGIKHPIKVARLVMEKTPHVQLVGEGALQFALANGFTIENLLTPESEAAWKNWLKNANYDPMTIPKILEERNKKNIPGQVNNHDTIGMMAMDAAGNLSGACTTSGMAFKMRGRVGDSPIIGAGLFVDNEVGAATSSGVGEEVVRICGSHTVVELMRQGKSPKEACKGAVQRIMKIKGDKAKDLQVGFIAINKKGEYGGYAIQKGFSVAVQSNAGVKVFHAESFYK comes from the coding sequence ATGCTAAACCGTAGAAAGTTTCTAAACTCCTCTGTTTTATCATCCTTAGGCCTATTGATTTCTTCAAATGGATTTGCTGAAACCAGGTACAAGACCACAAAAAACAATCCTATTGTAATTTCTACATGGGAGCCGAATGTAAAAGCAAATGCAGAAGCTTGGAAGATTTTAGTAAAGGGTGGTAGAGCTTTAGACGCAGTAGAAGCAGGTGTACAGATTCCGGAAGCTGATCCCGCTGATCAAAGTGTTGGTTATGGCGGTTTACCAGATAGAGATGGTAAAGTTACCCTCGATGCTTGTATTATGGATGAGAATAGCAATTGTGGCGCCGTAATGTTTTTAGAAGGTATTAAACATCCCATAAAAGTGGCTCGTTTGGTTATGGAAAAAACACCTCACGTTCAACTGGTTGGTGAAGGCGCTTTACAATTTGCACTGGCAAACGGTTTCACTATTGAAAACTTGCTTACTCCTGAAAGTGAAGCTGCCTGGAAAAACTGGTTGAAGAACGCTAACTACGACCCGATGACAATTCCCAAAATTTTAGAAGAGCGCAATAAGAAAAATATACCGGGCCAGGTAAACAATCACGATACCATTGGCATGATGGCAATGGATGCAGCAGGGAACTTAAGCGGTGCCTGCACCACTAGCGGTATGGCCTTTAAAATGCGCGGACGTGTAGGTGATAGTCCTATCATCGGTGCGGGACTTTTTGTTGACAATGAGGTAGGAGCTGCTACATCTTCTGGTGTGGGTGAAGAAGTTGTACGCATCTGTGGATCACACACAGTAGTAGAATTAATGAGACAGGGTAAATCACCCAAGGAGGCTTGCAAGGGTGCCGTGCAGCGCATTATGAAGATTAAAGGAGATAAGGCCAAAGACCTGCAGGTTGGTTTTATTGCCATTAATAAGAAAGGTGAATATGGTGGCTATGCCATTCAAAAAGGCTTTTCAGTGGCCGTTCAGTCCAATGCAGGCGTTAAAGTGTTCCACGCAGAAAGCTTTTACAAATAA
- a CDS encoding NADPH-dependent FMN reductase → MRIEIISGSPNKNSVTYRVALHLQKAITSSTGHEVGILDTREYPLPVIQKVFVSVEATPDPFKPLAERMFGADAFILLTPEFNGSYTPALKNLVDHFPKQHHKAFGIVTASPGSMGGMRAAMQMQQLVYALFGVGSPYMLVTPHVEKKFDAEGNLIEESFRKAVDTFIREFLWLAKKLVSEKVEA, encoded by the coding sequence ATGAGGATAGAGATCATATCTGGCAGTCCCAATAAGAACAGTGTTACATACCGAGTAGCATTACACTTGCAAAAAGCAATAACTTCTTCAACTGGACATGAGGTAGGGATCCTTGATACCCGCGAATATCCATTGCCAGTTATACAAAAAGTGTTTGTATCTGTAGAAGCAACTCCAGATCCTTTTAAGCCATTAGCTGAACGCATGTTTGGTGCTGATGCTTTTATACTGCTTACCCCTGAATTTAATGGAAGCTATACCCCTGCTTTAAAAAATCTGGTTGACCATTTTCCCAAACAGCATCATAAGGCATTTGGAATTGTTACTGCGTCACCGGGTTCAATGGGTGGCATGCGGGCAGCCATGCAGATGCAGCAATTGGTATATGCCCTGTTTGGTGTCGGTTCTCCTTATATGCTAGTAACGCCACATGTAGAAAAGAAGTTTGATGCAGAAGGTAATTTGATAGAAGAAAGTTTTAGAAAAGCGGTGGATACTTTTATTCGCGAATTTCTTTGGCTGGCGAAAAAGTTGGTGAGTGAGAAAGTGGAAGCTTAA
- a CDS encoding pirin family protein, producing MKEKTAIRHTDLQHMSVGPFNVKQPFPSAGIEQVSPFLLLHHAGPDVYAPGAIKARLSPHPHRGFEPVTFLYSGKIHHKDSTGSEGFLESGDVQWMTAGSGIIHSEGPSVAFANEGGTMELIQLWVNLPRDHKMTTPKYQDIKKASIPVLQENGFEINIVAGEYKGIKGPASTFTPILALMMHFTEGGFITVDIPTGYNTVAYLLNGKITSNGIDLEQYNTAIYKPDGETVTLSAQTNGQLLFLSGQPINEPVISYGPFVMNYPGEIKQAILDFENGKMGVLES from the coding sequence ATGAAAGAGAAAACCGCTATCAGGCATACTGATCTACAGCATATGAGTGTGGGGCCCTTTAATGTAAAGCAACCTTTCCCTAGTGCTGGTATTGAGCAAGTGAGTCCCTTTCTATTATTGCACCATGCTGGTCCTGATGTATATGCGCCTGGCGCAATTAAAGCACGTTTGAGTCCTCATCCCCACCGTGGTTTTGAACCTGTGACCTTTCTATACAGTGGTAAGATACATCATAAGGATTCTACCGGTAGTGAGGGCTTTTTAGAGAGTGGCGATGTACAATGGATGACAGCAGGTAGTGGTATTATACATAGTGAGGGTCCATCAGTAGCTTTTGCCAACGAAGGCGGCACTATGGAACTGATACAACTGTGGGTAAATCTACCCCGTGATCATAAAATGACCACGCCAAAATACCAGGATATAAAGAAAGCAAGCATACCGGTTTTACAGGAGAATGGTTTTGAAATCAATATTGTTGCTGGAGAATATAAAGGGATAAAAGGCCCTGCTTCAACTTTTACTCCCATTCTTGCTTTGATGATGCATTTTACCGAAGGAGGTTTTATCACTGTTGACATTCCAACCGGTTATAATACTGTTGCCTATTTGTTAAATGGTAAAATCACTTCTAATGGCATTGATCTGGAGCAATACAATACTGCCATCTATAAACCAGATGGAGAGACTGTTACATTGTCTGCTCAAACAAATGGACAGCTTTTATTCTTAAGCGGACAACCTATAAATGAACCAGTTATATCGTATGGACCTTTTGTCATGAATTATCCTGGTGAGATCAAACAAGCCATTTTGGATTTTGAAAACGGAAAAATGGGTGTGTTAGAAAGCTGA
- a CDS encoding CocE/NonD family hydrolase, protein MKKLLGLSICLVLSILSFAQTNSLDSAWVRENYYKIERMVPMRDGKKLFTAIYIPKDTSEKHPILMRRTPYSSAPYGENNYPDAFWNSYYRLYMRENYIMVVQDVRGKFMSEGEFVDVRPYNTTKTGTQVDEASDTYDAVDWLIKNVPNNNGNVGAFGISYPGFYSTMVALSNHPAVKAVSPQAPVTDWFMGDDFHHNGAFFIMDAFAFYPSFGAPRPVPTSKSAAPRFTPLADNYSFYLQTGALKNFAKLMGIALLSGGIFMHILIWMSGGKHAIQGILCRIFLQIQIHL, encoded by the coding sequence ATGAAAAAGTTGCTTGGGCTTTCTATTTGTTTAGTCCTATCTATTCTCTCCTTTGCACAAACGAACTCTCTAGATAGTGCATGGGTACGTGAAAACTACTATAAAATAGAACGCATGGTTCCTATGCGTGATGGTAAGAAACTCTTTACCGCCATTTATATACCTAAAGACACTTCAGAGAAACATCCAATACTAATGCGTCGTACGCCATATTCTTCGGCGCCATATGGTGAGAACAACTATCCGGATGCTTTTTGGAATAGTTACTACCGCCTTTATATGCGTGAAAACTATATTATGGTTGTACAAGATGTGCGTGGTAAGTTTATGAGTGAAGGTGAATTTGTGGATGTTCGCCCTTATAATACGACCAAGACTGGAACACAGGTAGATGAAGCCAGTGATACCTATGATGCCGTAGACTGGCTCATAAAAAATGTTCCCAATAATAATGGCAATGTAGGAGCCTTTGGAATCTCCTACCCTGGCTTTTATTCTACGATGGTTGCTTTAAGTAATCACCCAGCAGTAAAGGCAGTGAGTCCACAGGCGCCGGTTACAGATTGGTTTATGGGAGATGACTTTCACCATAATGGAGCCTTCTTTATTATGGATGCCTTTGCCTTCTATCCTAGTTTTGGTGCACCGCGTCCTGTCCCTACTTCAAAATCTGCTGCACCACGCTTTACTCCACTTGCGGATAATTACAGTTTTTACCTGCAAACAGGCGCTTTGAAAAATTTTGCCAAGTTAATGGGGATAGCATTACTTTCTGGAGGGATCTTTATGCACATCCTAATTTGGATGAGTGGTGGAAAGCACGCAATACAAGGAATTTTGTGCAGAATATTCCTGCAAATACAAATACACTTGTAG